The following coding sequences lie in one Glycine max cultivar Williams 82 chromosome 19, Glycine_max_v4.0, whole genome shotgun sequence genomic window:
- the LOC100809845 gene encoding alpha-ketoglutarate-dependent dioxygenase AlkB homolog isoform X1: protein MEPRGRGRGRGRHSPSTAPVVVRYEESERGSGSKEKNSSADSDSVEMRVGKLSIGDDKPAASGFDICPPKQAGSVVLKPPLFLKNREKRQSSNSRSNVVVSLRPGMVFLKGYLSLSDQEMIVKRCRELGVGSGGFYQPGYGEDTKMHLKMMCLGKNWDPQSGQYGDRRPFDGAKPPQIPPEFHSHVHSALKDSNALLPSISPDICIVNFYSQTGRLGLHQDKDESPDSLRLGLPVISFSIGDSADFLYADHRDLDQPQKLLLQSGDVLIFGGPSRNIFHGVASIHPNTAPNLLLQHTNLRPGRLNLTFRRY, encoded by the exons ATGGAACCTCGTGGTCGTGGTCGTGGTCGCGGCCGTCACTCTCCATCCACTGCACCG gttgttgttagatatgAGGAATCTGAGCGCGGTAGTGGCAGTAAGGAGAAGAATTCATCAGCTGATTCTGATTCTGTTGAAATGAGAGTGGGAAAGTTAAGTATTGGCGATGATAAGCCGGCAGCATCAGGGTTCGATATATGTCCCCCTAAACAAGCTGGAAGCGTTGTTCTGAAACCTCCTTTGTTTTTAAAGAACAGAGAAAAGAGACAGTCTAGTAATAGCCGTAGCAATGTGGTCGTATCATTAAGGCCTGGGATGGTGTTTCTGAAGGGTTACCTGTCACTAAGCGATCAGGAGATGATAGTGAAAAGATGCAGGGAGTTGGGGGTGGGAAGTGGAGGATTCTACCAGCCTGGTTACGGGGAAGACACCAAAATGCATTTGAAAATGATGTGCCTCGGAAAGAACTGGGATCCTCAGTCCGGTCAATACGGAGACCGACGCCCATTTGACGGAGCAAAGCCACCGCAAATTCCTCCCGAGTTCCACAGCCATGTCCACAGTGCACTCAAGGATTCCAATGCCCTCCTTCCCTCCATCTCCCCTGACATCTGCATTGTCAACTTTTACTCCCAAACCGGCCGTCTGGGTCTTCATCAGGACAAGGATGAAAGTCCAGATAGTCTTCGCCTAGGCTTGCCCGTCATATCCTTCTCCATTGGAGACTCTGCTGACTTCCTCTACGCTGACCACAGGGATCTCGACCAGCCTCAAAAATTGCTACTCCAGTCCGGTGATGTTTTGATCTTTGGTGGCCCCTCTAGAAATATATTCCATGGCGTCGCCTCTATTCATCCAAACACTGCCCCCAACCTCTTGCTCCAACATACTAATCTACGCCCTGGTCGCTTGAATCTTACCTTTAGACGGTACTAA
- the LOC100809845 gene encoding alpha-ketoglutarate-dependent dioxygenase AlkB homolog isoform X2, producing MRVGKLSIGDDKPAASGFDICPPKQAGSVVLKPPLFLKNREKRQSSNSRSNVVVSLRPGMVFLKGYLSLSDQEMIVKRCRELGVGSGGFYQPGYGEDTKMHLKMMCLGKNWDPQSGQYGDRRPFDGAKPPQIPPEFHSHVHSALKDSNALLPSISPDICIVNFYSQTGRLGLHQDKDESPDSLRLGLPVISFSIGDSADFLYADHRDLDQPQKLLLQSGDVLIFGGPSRNIFHGVASIHPNTAPNLLLQHTNLRPGRLNLTFRRY from the coding sequence ATGAGAGTGGGAAAGTTAAGTATTGGCGATGATAAGCCGGCAGCATCAGGGTTCGATATATGTCCCCCTAAACAAGCTGGAAGCGTTGTTCTGAAACCTCCTTTGTTTTTAAAGAACAGAGAAAAGAGACAGTCTAGTAATAGCCGTAGCAATGTGGTCGTATCATTAAGGCCTGGGATGGTGTTTCTGAAGGGTTACCTGTCACTAAGCGATCAGGAGATGATAGTGAAAAGATGCAGGGAGTTGGGGGTGGGAAGTGGAGGATTCTACCAGCCTGGTTACGGGGAAGACACCAAAATGCATTTGAAAATGATGTGCCTCGGAAAGAACTGGGATCCTCAGTCCGGTCAATACGGAGACCGACGCCCATTTGACGGAGCAAAGCCACCGCAAATTCCTCCCGAGTTCCACAGCCATGTCCACAGTGCACTCAAGGATTCCAATGCCCTCCTTCCCTCCATCTCCCCTGACATCTGCATTGTCAACTTTTACTCCCAAACCGGCCGTCTGGGTCTTCATCAGGACAAGGATGAAAGTCCAGATAGTCTTCGCCTAGGCTTGCCCGTCATATCCTTCTCCATTGGAGACTCTGCTGACTTCCTCTACGCTGACCACAGGGATCTCGACCAGCCTCAAAAATTGCTACTCCAGTCCGGTGATGTTTTGATCTTTGGTGGCCCCTCTAGAAATATATTCCATGGCGTCGCCTCTATTCATCCAAACACTGCCCCCAACCTCTTGCTCCAACATACTAATCTACGCCCTGGTCGCTTGAATCTTACCTTTAGACGGTACTAA